The following nucleotide sequence is from Nesterenkonia xinjiangensis.
ACTCTCCTGGGAATGTGTCGGCGCAGCAGACGGCCGACGAGAAGTCTCTGACCTGCTTCGCAACGCCTGACAGGGTCGCCTTGTTCCCAGGATCAGACGGCGGGCTGAGACTCCGTCGCCCGGTCTTCGTCGGCACGGGCGAGCCGTTGGGAGACTACTCGGGTGGAGCCGTCCTGGCGCATGGAGACGCCGTAGAGCGCGTCGGCGATCTCCATGGTCCGCTTCTGGTGGGTGATGACGATCAGCTGCGAGGAGGCACGCAGCTCCTCGAAGATCACCAGGAGCCGGGAGAGATTGGTGTCGTCCAGGGCCGCCTCGACCTCGTCCATGACGTAGAAGGGACTCGGGCGCGCCTTGAAGATCGCGACCAGCAGGGCCACGGCTGTCAGTGAGCGTTCTCCGCCGGAGAGCAGGGAAAGACGCCGGATCCGTTTCCCCGGCGGGCGGGCGTGGACCTCGATGCCGGTGTTGAGCATGTCCTCCGGATTGGTCAGCTCCAGGTGGCCCTCGCCGCCGGGGAACAGCCGGGCGAAGACCCGTTCGAACTGCGCCTTGGTGTCGACCCAGGCCTCGGTGAAGACGCGTTCGACGGTCTGGTCGACGTCGGAGATGATCTCCAGCAGGTCCTGCCGGGAGCCCTTGAGGTCGGCCAGCTGCTCCTGCAGATAGCTGTGCCGCTCTTCCAGGGCGGCGTGTTCCTCCAGGGCCAGCGGGTTGACGTTTCCGAGCGCCTTCAGGTCCCGGCGTGCCCTGTCCAGGCGGGTCTGCTGCTCGGCCCGGTCGTAGGGTCGAGCCTCAGCATTCTCGTCCTCCGGATCTGGAATGGGCTGGTCCGGGCCGTAGTTCTCGATGAGGTACTCGGGGCTCAGGCTGAGTTCCTCGTGGCCCCGCTGCTCGGCGGCTTCAAGACTGACCCTCAGCTCCGTACGCGTCAGCTCGGCCTGGTGGAGCCGACTGGTGACGGAATCGAGATCCTCCGCCTCGGCCTGTCGCTCCTGCCGCAGCCGTTGGATCTCTGCGGCGAGGTCCCGATGCCGATGCTGAGCGTCGTCGTGGGCGTCCTGAGCCTCCTGCAGGACGGTGCTGATCCGTTCCACCGCCTGCTCCGCCTCGGCCTGCACGGCCTCGGCCTGCTGCGCCCGGCTGCTGCGCGCCTCGGCGACGCGCCGGGCCTGCTCCCGCCGGGTCTCCTCGGCCTGGGCGCTCCGACGCAGCCCGGCGGCCCGCTCCTGCAGCTGGTGATGCTGCTCCTCGGCCGCGCGCAGGGCCAGCCGCGCCTCCACCTCCTCACGCCGATCGGCGGAGGCCTGCTCGGAGAGCCGGTCGCGTTCCTCGGCGGAAGGCTCCTCCTCGACGTCGTCGCTCTCCGCTGCGGCCAGCCGTGCGGAGGCCTCATCGAGCTGCTCCTGCGCGTGCTGCCGTGCCTGAGCCACCTCGGCGATCTCCGTCTCCGCCGCCGCGATGCGCTCTTCGGCGCGGGAGACCTCGGAGCTGAGACGGCCGAGCTGCTCCGTGGTGGCGGTCATCTCGGCGTCGTTGGCGTGCAGCGCCTCCAGGCTCTCCTCCGCGGCAAGCTCAGCGGCGCGCGCGTCACCGGCCTGAGTCTCCGCCGCCGCCTGCACCTCGGCCAGGTCACGTTCGGTCTGCCGAAGAGTCTCGGTGAGCTCGGTGATCTGGGCGGTGATCGCCACATCAGAGTTCTCCAGGGCGGTGCCCCCGATGTGCTCGCCGCGGCGCAACACATCGCCGGAGGCGGTCACCGCCGTGCGCACGCCCGAGAGCGCCAGCGCCTTGCGTGCAGAGTCGAGATCCCGGCAGAGCACCACACCGTCCAGGGCGTGGGACAGCGGGGCGCTGAGCTCGGCGGGACCGCTGATCGCGGCACCGGCCGACAGCACACCCTCGGGCAGCCGAGCGGTGAGATCGCCCGCCGAAGGGGAGTCCGCCGTCTCCTGGGTCGGATAGATCAGGTGCGCTCGACCCTCATCAGCCTCGGCCAGCCGTGCCAGGGCTTGGGCCGCCTGCTCGGCGTCGGCCGCGACGAGGGCCGTGTCCAGGGATCCCAGACAGGCGGCCAGCGCCTTCTCCCAGCCGCCGGTCACGGTCAGCCGATCGGCAAGCGGGATGAGCTGCTCCCATTCCCTGCGCAGCGCCGCCGCCCCATCCCGGGGCGTGCGGGCCGCCGACAGCCCGGAGAGCCTGGCCCGGTACTCGTTGACGGCGGCCTCGAGCCGACGACGTTCGGCCAGGAGCTCGTCGTAGCGCCCCTTCAGCCCGTCGTACCGTGCCTGAGCCTTCTCGTAGGCGGCGTCGAGGTCCTCCTCGCCGGTCTCGATGCCGGCGATCCTCTGCTCCAGGTCGGCGAACTGGGCGCGGGAGCTCTCCCGCACCTGCCGAGCCTGCTCACGCTGCTCCTCAGCCCGACGCCGGCGCGCCTCAGCGGCCTCGATGCGCCCCTGGGCGGCGTCCACGCGGCCCCGCAGGGTCGCCAGACCGGCGCGACGGTCGGCGACGGCCCGCAGCTGCTCCGTCAGGCGGGTCTCCTCGGCCTTCAGTGCCTCCTCGCTGGCGGACCGACGCTCGCTCGTCTCCTCGAGGCGAGTGCGGCTCTGCTCCACCTCGGTCTGTTGGGTCTGGGCCTCCTCCGCGACCTGCTGAGCCTGGACCCGGAGCTGCTCGGGGTCCCGCCCGGAGTCCTCCACCGTGGCCGAGGCGTAGAGGCTGCGGGATCGCTCAGCGGCCACCGAGGCCACGGAGCGCAGCCGCTCCTGCGCCTGGGCCAGCCGGTGGTGACCCGCCAGCAGCTTCTCCCCGCGCAGCCGCTGCGCGCGGGACTGCTCCTCACGGGCGGTGATCCGCCGATCCTGCCCCTGCAGGGAGGCTCGCAGCTCCTCAGCCCGACTGCGGTCCTCCTCCTCGCCACGGCCCGACTCGTGCAGCGCGGTGGCGGCCTGGATGAGGTCGTCGGCGATGAGTCGGGACAGAGAGTCGCGGACGTCATGCTGGATGCGCTGGGCCCGGCGGGCGACCTTCGCCTGACGACCGAGCGGCGCCAGCTGACGGGAGATCTCGGAGATGAGGTCCTCGAGCCGATCCAGGTTGCCCTGCATCGACTCCAGCTTCCGGACGGTCCGTTCCCGCCGCCGCCGGTGCTTGAGCACGCCGGCGGCCTCCTCGATGAACCCGCGTCGCTGCTCCGGGGTGGCCTGTAGGATCTGGTCCAGCTGCCCCTGGCCGACGATCACGTGCATCTCCCGGCCGAGCCCTGAGTCGGAGAGCAGCTCCTGGATGTCGAGGAGGCGGCACTTCTGTCCGTTGATCGTGTATTCCGAGCCCCCGGTCCGGAACATCGTCCGGCTGATGGTGACCTCGGAGTATTCGATGGGCAGTGCGCCGTCGGAGTTGTCGATGGTGAGGCTCACCGAAGCGCGGCCGAGCGGCTGCCGATCTGTGGTTCCGGCGAAGATGACGTCCTCCATGGAGCCGCCGCGCAGGGACTTCGCCCCCTGCTCCCCCATCACCCAGGCCAGGGCGTCGACCACGTTGGACTTTCCTGATCCGTTGGGACCGACGACGGCGGTCACCCCGGGCTCGAATTCGAAGGTGGTCGCCGAGGCGAAGGACTTGAAGCCCCGGATGGTCAGCGTCTTCAGATGCATGCCCGGATCCCCTCCTTCTGCCTCTCCTGCGTCTGTGCTGGACTGTGTTGGGTTGAGCTGGGCTGACTATGGCTGCGCCGGGCAGGGATCGCCCGGATTCAGCCCTGGGATTCAGCCCTGCGGGGAGAAGTCCGGCATCCGCTCGCCGAGCCCGAAGAGCTTCTCCAGCGCGGCCACGGTGCGCGCGGCAGCCGCACCGTCGCCGTAGGGGTTCACTGCGTTGGCCATCGCTCGGTAGGCCTCAGCGTCGTCGAAGAGCGTGGACACCTCGGTGACCACCCGGTCCTCGTCGGTGCCGATGAGACGCACGGTGCCGGCGTCGACGGCCTCCGGCCGCTCGGTGTTCTCGCGCATCACCAGCACCGGTTTGCCGAGGCTGGGGGCCTCCTCCTGGACGCCCCCGGAATCCGTGAGCACCACGGTGGCCAGGTTCATCAGACGGGTGAACTCGCCGTAGGGCAGCGGCTCCGTGACGATGACGTTGTCATGGCCGGCCAGCGCGGGCAGGATCGCCTCACGCACCACCGGGTTGCGGTGGGCCGGCAGCACGATGAGCTTCTCCGGGTAGCGATCGGAGAGCCGCGCCAGCGCCCGTCCGACGCCCTCCATGGCAGAGCCCTGGTTCTCCCTCCGGTGGGTGGTGACCAGCAGAACGTCCTGACCTGAGGCTGCCGCATCCTCGAGCTGCTGGTCGGAGAACGGCACCTGCTTCTCCGCGACCTCGAGCAGCGCGTCGATCACGGTGTTGCCGGTGACCACGACGTCCTCTTCGGCGATGGCCTCACGCAGCAGGTTCGCCCGCGACTGGCTGGTGGGCGCCAGGTGCAGGGAGGTGATCTGAGAGGTCATCTTGCGGTTGGCCTCCTCCGGGAACGGGGAGAACAGGTCGAAGGAGCGCAGCCCGGCCTCGGCGTGGATGACGGGGATCCCGACGTAGAAGGCGGCCAAGGCCCCCGCCGTAGTGGTGGTCGTGTCTCCCTGGACGAGGACGGCGTCAGGCTTCTCCTCGGTGAACAGCGCGTCGAGACCGGTGACCGTCCGGGTCAACACACCGTTGAGGGTCTGACGCGGCTGGATGATGTTCAGGTCATGGTCAGGGACGATGCCGAAGAGCTCGTTGACCTGGTCCAGCATCTCGCGATGCTGGCCGGTGACGGTCACCCGGCAGTCGAAGTGCTCGCTGGCCTGTAGGGCCTTCACGATCGGAGCCATCTTGATCGCCTCGGGCCGGGTGCCGTAGATCGGCATGATCCGCTTCATCGCCGTAGTTCTTCCCCTCTGATGGTGGATCTCATGTCTTCGCTGGAGAACGCGGACTCCGTATGGCTGTCCTCCGGCGCTGCCGCCGGTCCGGCTCGAGCGCCGTGGACGCGGGCGCCGCTGCCGGAGTCACAGCGCCCAGCCTATCTGCTGCGGCACGCGCATGGGCGCAGACAGCCGGTCCCGTGCCGCACTCCTGCGCTAATGTGGTGGCGATGAGCAGCTCAGCAGACTTCACCGGGGAGGCCCTGGAGGGACGGCGGCGCCAGCGGGCGCGACACGCGTTGGCCTTCCAGGACCCGCAGTCCCCGACCCGTCGGCTGCTCGCCCGTTTCCCCGACGTCGACTGGGCCGCCCCGCGGGAATTCGCGAGCGCCCCCTCGCCGACCCGGCAGCTGGTCGCCGCCGCCCGCCGGAAGAAGGTCACCAAGCACGAGGTCCAGCACGGCTATCGGACGTTCACGCTCAACGGGGACGTCATCGGTGGACTCAACCAGCGCACGCACACCCTGGTCAGCGATCAGGCCAAGCGCGCCTGCCGCGCACGGCCGCTGGCCAAGCAGTATCTGCAGGCCATGGGAGTCCCCACCCCGGCGGGTCGCGGCTTCCGCGTCCGCGAGTTCGACGATGCCGTCGCCCACTGCGCGGAGCTCGACGGACCGGTGACCATCAAACCGGCCACCGGAGCTGCCGGAGTCGGGGTGTCCTGGGCGGTAAAGGCTGAGGAGGACCTTCGACCGGCGTGGGAGTACGCCCGGGCCGCCCGTACGACGCCCCTGCAGCGCAGCCTGGAGCTGCTCGTCGAGGAGCACGTCACCGGCATGGATGTCCGCGTCTACGTGGTCGGCGAGACGCCGGTGGCCGCAGTGGCCCGACTGCCGCTGTTCATCGTGGGTGACGGCCGTTCCACCGTGCGTCGGCTCGTCGAGGACGCCGTCGCCGCCCGCTCCACGAACTCCTACCTGGCCAAGCATGCGCCCGAGGTCGACGACGACGCGCTGGCCGAGCTGGGACTGAAGACCTCGGCCGTCCTCCCCGCAGGTGAGATGCGTGACATCAGCGGCACCTCCAACCCTCTGGTAGGAGGCGTCACCCTCGACATCACCACCGAGCTGTGCCACGGCCACCGCGAGCTCGCGGTGGATGCGATGTGGGCTCTGCCCGGCCTGCGCGCCGCCGCCGTGGACATGGTGGTGCCGCACCTCGAGGTCTCCGACGGTGCGGTCGTGGTGGACCTGCACGACGACGCCGACCTCTCTCTGCACCGCTACCCCTCCTACGGCGCCGTGAGACGTCCCGCAGATGCCATCATCGAGCAGATGATCCAGCGGGCGAGGCGCTGACTCGGTGACGACACTCCCCTCCTGGGTCGGTCCAGCACGGCGGCTCGGCTCCTCCTCGCACGCCCTGAGCCATGGCCTCCCCGAGCGTCGCCGCCTCCCTGAGCTGCACGGGGTGCGCGGTCTGGCGATCCTGGGGGTGGTCCTGTTCCACCTCTTCGGAGCCGGCCGGGTCTCTGGAGGCATCGACGTCTTCCTGGCGATCTCCGGCTTCCTGTTCACCGCGATGCTGCTGCGAGAGGCCGCCGCCACCGGGCGCATCGCCGTGACGGACTATCTGGGAAGACTGGTGCGCCGCATCCTAGCCCCAGCTGCCCTGGTCATCCTCGTGACCGCAGCGGCGGGGCTGCTGATTCTGCCGGTCACCCGGCACGGGCAGCTCCTCACGGAGGCGAGGGCCTCACTGCTGTGGCTGGAGAACCACGAGCTGATCCGCTCGCAGCTGTCCTATGAGGCCGCCGGGCCGGAGACCAGCCCTTTCCAGCACTTCTGGTCGCTCTCCGTGCAAGGTCAGTTCTATCTGGTGTGGCCCCTGCTTGTGGTGCTGGCCGTGCACCTGGCTCGCCGCACCGGGCGCTCCGCCGCCGGGGTGATGGGTCTGCTGACCTCCGGAGTGCTGGTGGCCTCATTCGCCTGGGCGGTGCATCAGCAGCAGGTGGATCAGGCGGCCGCCTACCTGATGTCCTCGACCCGCGCCTGGGAACTCGCCTTCGGCGGGCTGCTGGCGCTGCTGGCCGTCCACCTGCGGCTTCCGCCACGGTGTCGCGGCG
It contains:
- the smc gene encoding chromosome segregation protein SMC, with protein sequence MHLKTLTIRGFKSFASATTFEFEPGVTAVVGPNGSGKSNVVDALAWVMGEQGAKSLRGGSMEDVIFAGTTDRQPLGRASVSLTIDNSDGALPIEYSEVTISRTMFRTGGSEYTINGQKCRLLDIQELLSDSGLGREMHVIVGQGQLDQILQATPEQRRGFIEEAAGVLKHRRRRERTVRKLESMQGNLDRLEDLISEISRQLAPLGRQAKVARRAQRIQHDVRDSLSRLIADDLIQAATALHESGRGEEEDRSRAEELRASLQGQDRRITAREEQSRAQRLRGEKLLAGHHRLAQAQERLRSVASVAAERSRSLYASATVEDSGRDPEQLRVQAQQVAEEAQTQQTEVEQSRTRLEETSERRSASEEALKAEETRLTEQLRAVADRRAGLATLRGRVDAAQGRIEAAEARRRRAEEQREQARQVRESSRAQFADLEQRIAGIETGEEDLDAAYEKAQARYDGLKGRYDELLAERRRLEAAVNEYRARLSGLSAARTPRDGAAALRREWEQLIPLADRLTVTGGWEKALAACLGSLDTALVAADAEQAAQALARLAEADEGRAHLIYPTQETADSPSAGDLTARLPEGVLSAGAAISGPAELSAPLSHALDGVVLCRDLDSARKALALSGVRTAVTASGDVLRRGEHIGGTALENSDVAITAQITELTETLRQTERDLAEVQAAAETQAGDARAAELAAEESLEALHANDAEMTATTEQLGRLSSEVSRAEERIAAAETEIAEVAQARQHAQEQLDEASARLAAAESDDVEEEPSAEERDRLSEQASADRREEVEARLALRAAEEQHHQLQERAAGLRRSAQAEETRREQARRVAEARSSRAQQAEAVQAEAEQAVERISTVLQEAQDAHDDAQHRHRDLAAEIQRLRQERQAEAEDLDSVTSRLHQAELTRTELRVSLEAAEQRGHEELSLSPEYLIENYGPDQPIPDPEDENAEARPYDRAEQQTRLDRARRDLKALGNVNPLALEEHAALEERHSYLQEQLADLKGSRQDLLEIISDVDQTVERVFTEAWVDTKAQFERVFARLFPGGEGHLELTNPEDMLNTGIEVHARPPGKRIRRLSLLSGGERSLTAVALLVAIFKARPSPFYVMDEVEAALDDTNLSRLLVIFEELRASSQLIVITHQKRTMEIADALYGVSMRQDGSTRVVSQRLARADEDRATESQPAV
- the wecB gene encoding non-hydrolyzing UDP-N-acetylglucosamine 2-epimerase, which codes for MKRIMPIYGTRPEAIKMAPIVKALQASEHFDCRVTVTGQHREMLDQVNELFGIVPDHDLNIIQPRQTLNGVLTRTVTGLDALFTEEKPDAVLVQGDTTTTTAGALAAFYVGIPVIHAEAGLRSFDLFSPFPEEANRKMTSQITSLHLAPTSQSRANLLREAIAEEDVVVTGNTVIDALLEVAEKQVPFSDQQLEDAAASGQDVLLVTTHRRENQGSAMEGVGRALARLSDRYPEKLIVLPAHRNPVVREAILPALAGHDNVIVTEPLPYGEFTRLMNLATVVLTDSGGVQEEAPSLGKPVLVMRENTERPEAVDAGTVRLIGTDEDRVVTEVSTLFDDAEAYRAMANAVNPYGDGAAAARTVAALEKLFGLGERMPDFSPQG